The Buteo buteo chromosome 3, bButBut1.hap1.1, whole genome shotgun sequence genome has a window encoding:
- the LOC142029457 gene encoding opsin-5-like, which produces MGPSSGDSAFQSKITESADIVVGICYMIFGICSLFGNSILLYISYKKKNLLKPAEYFIINLAISDLGMTLTLYPLAVTSSLSHRWLYGKQICLFYAFCGVLFGICSLSTLTILSTVCCLKVCFPAYGNRFRREHGQILIACAWTYAAIFACSPLAHWGEYGAEPYGTACCIDWRSTNVNAVATSYTVVVFFFCFILPCGVIVTSYSLILVTVKESRKALEQHISGPARMSNAQTTTVKLSVAVCIGFFAAWSPYAIIAMWAAFGSIDKIPPLAFAVPAVFAKSSTLYNPVIYLLLKPNFRNTITKDFTVLQQLCIRSCFCVKAPQSYGSTLNTSLRTFKEKNESSCNSLPIVEERSYFPREKHSDTFECFQSYPKCCQERLSATECPPQETVSLEGNLQTKVRQDSKKSVKVVVHGEKSIEIDTLEITLEALPVHCTFTDL; this is translated from the exons GAATATGCTCCTTGTTTGGGAATAGTATTCTCCTATACATCTCctacaagaaaaagaatttgttgAAACCAGCAGAATACTTCATTATCAACCTTGCCATCAGTGACCTTGGTATGACTCTGACATTGTACCCTCTAGCTGTAACCTCCAGCCTTTCACACAG GTGGCTGTATGGGAAACAGATTTGCTTGTTCTATGCATTTTGTGGGGTGCTGTTTGGGATCTGCAGTCTCTCAACACTGACTATACTGAGCACTGTGTGCTGCCTCAAAGTTTGTTTTCCAGCTTATG GGAACAGGTTCAGGAGAGAACATGGGCAAATCTTGATAGCCTGTGCTTGGACTTACGCAGCAATTTTTGCCTGTTCTCCCCTAGCTCACTGGGGAGAATATGGAGCAGAGCCCTACGGCACAGCCTGCTGCATTGACTGGCGTTCCACCAATGTAAATGCTGTGGCCACGTCTTACACTgtagttgtcttttttttctgttttattctccCTTGCGGAGTAATTGTCACTTCCTACTCTCTTATTCTGGTAACTGTGAAAGAATCCAGGAAAGCACTGGAACAGCACATCTCCGGCCCTGCCAGGATGAGCAACGCGCAAACCACTACTGTCAAG cTGAGTGTTGCTGTGTGcattggtttttttgctgcctgGAGCCCTTATGCCATCATTGCCATGTGGGCAGCTTTTGGATCGATAGATAAGATTCCTCCACTAGCCTTTGCTGTGCCAGCTGTCTTTGCAAAGTCATCCACACTCTACAATCCAGTTATCTATCTCCTCCTGAAGCCCAATTTCCGAAACACCATCACCAAAGATTTCACAGTTCTTCAACAGTTATGCATCAGGAGTTGTTTTTGTGTCAAGGCACCGCAGAGCTACGGATCAACTTTGAACACCAGCCTGAGAacatttaaggagaaaaatgaatcCAGCTGTAATTCTCTGCCAATTGTGGAAGAACGTTCTTATTTCCCCCGTGAAAAGCACAGTGATACTTTTGAATGCTTTCAAAGCTATCCAAAATGCTGTCAGGAGAGGCTAAGCGCTACGGAATGCCCTCCTCAAGAAACTGTGTCCTTGGAGGGCAACCTCCAAACAAAAGTGAGACAGGACAGTAAGAAGTCAGTAAAGGTGGTTGtgcatggagaaaaaagcattgAAATTGATACCTTGGAAATCACCTTGGAAGCATTGCCTGTGCATTGTACATTTACAGACCTCTAG